Below is a window of Mucilaginibacter ginkgonis DNA.
AGCCTGCCACAGCCCGAAAACCTGACTTAAGAGTTTTTAACGATAACCGTTTCGATAACGTTCACCACAAGTTCGCACTTGTCGGTAGCGCGCTCTAAGACCGAGAATATTTCGCTGTATTTCATGATCTCCAGCGGGTCTGTTTCTTTTTCTATAAGTGCGGACATGGCTTTATTGTTGACAATGTCTGCCTGGTGCTCTAATTTTTTGATGTTTTCTACGTGGGCTTCGATCACTTCAGATTGTGAAATGTCCTGTAGCTCGACAATTAGTTTTGTTAACTCGCTGCAGCAATCCACTATCAGCCCGGCCAATTCCTTTACAGGCTCGGTCACAACAATATTGTAAAAGTTAACCCGTCGGGAAGCGATATCTATAAAATCTGAAAGCGTATTCAGTGCTGATGACAAAGCGTACATATCATCGCGGCTAAATGGAGATATGAAAGCCTGGCCGGACAGCGCATACATTTCGCGCTTAATGTTATTGCCTTTCTCTTTTAAGCGGCTGATGACATTAAAGTTCATCTTCAGGTCCTGCGGGTTTGCTGAAGAAACAGACTGATAAAGCAGGCTGGCCATTTCCAGCGCCGTCGCCGCCGCGTCATCAAACAGGTTAAAAAA
It encodes the following:
- a CDS encoding DUF47 domain-containing protein, whose translation is MKTSLFGRIMPGNNKTFFNLFDDAAATALEMASLLYQSVSSANPQDLKMNFNVISRLKEKGNNIKREMYALSGQAFISPFSRDDMYALSSALNTLSDFIDIASRRVNFYNIVVTEPVKELAGLIVDCCSELTKLIVELQDISQSEVIEAHVENIKKLEHQADIVNNKAMSALIEKETDPLEIMKYSEIFSVLERATDKCELVVNVIETVIVKNS